One genomic region from Podarcis raffonei isolate rPodRaf1 chromosome Z, rPodRaf1.pri, whole genome shotgun sequence encodes:
- the GPR174 gene encoding probable G-protein coupled receptor 174: protein MVADGPDCNGENDFSKRFYAVMYTIILVPGLIGNILALWVFYGYMKETKRAVIFMINLAIADLAQVLSLPLRIFYYLSESWHLGKELCMFCFYLKYVNMYASIYFLVCISVRRFLFLMYPFRFSDCKRIYDVYVCIAGWILVCVGCLPFPLLRLTSNETHISNKCFVDLPVKAVDGTISIVMMSFGELVGFVTPLLIIVYCSWKTILSLKEKNSISQDLGEKRKALKMILTCAVVFLICFAPYHISFPLDYFVKANKIKDCYARKVILIFHTVALCLASLNSCADPVIYYFTTDEFRRRLSRQDLQDSIQLHNTRYENTNGPEQQTSLGCVAENPSHTV, encoded by the coding sequence ATGGTGGCTGATGGCCCGGATTGCAATGGGGAGAATGATTTCTCAAAGCGTTTCTATGCAGTCATGTACACCATCATCTTGGTTCCTGGGCTGATTGGGAACATTTTAGCCCTCTGGGTATTTTATGGGTACATGAAAGAAACAAAGCGGGCTGTGATTTTCATGATCAACCTTGCAATTGCAGACTTGGCACAAGTTTTGTCTTTGCCGCTGAGGATTTTCTACTACCTGTCAGAAAGCTGGCACCTTGGGAAGGAGCTGTGCATGTTTTGCTTCTACCTGAAATATGTCAACATGTATGCAAGCATCTACTTCTTGGTTTGCATCAGTGTGAGGCGGTTCTTATTCCTCATGTATCCCTTTAGGTTCAGCGACTGCAAACGCATCTACGATGTGTATGTTTGCATTGCTGGGTGGATTCTAGTCTGTGTTGGCTGCTTGCCTTTCCCCCTTCTACGACTCACCTCTAATGAGACACACATTAGTAATAAATGCTTTGTGGATCTTCCAGTGAAGGCTGTTGATGGTACCATCTCTATAGTAATGATGTCCTTTGGTGAACTAGTTGGATTTGTAACTCCTCTGCTGATCATCGTCTATTGTTCGTGGAAGACCATCTTATctctaaaagaaaaaaattcaatTTCCCAAGACCTTGGAGAGAAACGGAAAGCTCTGAAGATGATCCTGACTTGTGCCGTGGTCTTTCTGATTTGCTTTGCACCTTACCACATCAGCTTCCCGTTGGATTACTTTGTGAAAGCCAACAAGATAAAAGACTGCTATGCCCGAAAAGTGATTTTGATATTCCACACGGTGGCCTTGTGCCTTGCCAGCTTAAACTCTTGTGCAGACCCTGTCATTTATTATTTTACCACAGATGAGTTCCGAAGACGGCTTTCAAGGCAAGATTTGCAGGACAGCATTCAGCTCCATAACACACGCTATGAAAATACAAATGGCCCAGAGCAGCAGACCTCACTTGGGTGTGTGGCAGAAAATCCAAGTCATACTGTTTGA